A window from Dehalococcoidales bacterium encodes these proteins:
- the acpS gene encoding holo-ACP synthase translates to MQYIGVDIIEIARVHEAVERWGDRFLRRVYTESELKRYAKSPSSLAARFAGKEAVVKALGTSEGGIGWKDIEILAEPGGRPVVNLYHRAKEYADGLGLAGMAISLSHSRDYAIAFVVGEKG, encoded by the coding sequence ATGCAGTACATCGGTGTCGATATCATAGAGATTGCCCGCGTTCATGAAGCCGTTGAACGCTGGGGAGACAGGTTCCTGAGACGAGTCTACACCGAATCTGAACTCAAGCGCTACGCGAAAAGCCCTTCATCCTTAGCGGCCCGTTTTGCCGGTAAGGAGGCGGTCGTGAAAGCCCTGGGGACAAGCGAAGGTGGCATCGGCTGGAAGGACATTGAAATCCTGGCCGAACCTGGCGGCCGGCCCGTGGTCAACCTCTACCACCGGGCAAAGGAATACGCTGACGGACTGGGCCTGGCAGGAATGGCCATCAGCCTATCGCACTCAAGGGACTACGCGATTGCGTTCGTGGTTGGGGAGAAGGGGTAG
- a CDS encoding DUF4340 domain-containing protein, which translates to MRLKSILILVGILAIAATVYYTTRPVEEPPPIKEPMQYVWLFDMEELQHIQIDLPNLASTEKFVKHEDRQWYFDDPPGPRTDPERWGGGIPLILSGPGAERPIAKDATDEQLAVFGFTQPIMLLTLTKEDGEIVRIEVGDEVPDGHAHYVRVADSDDIYIVDATWYDVLERLVLEPPYPPEEEEED; encoded by the coding sequence TTGAGGCTGAAAAGTATACTGATACTGGTCGGAATCCTTGCCATCGCGGCGACCGTTTACTATACCACCCGGCCTGTCGAGGAGCCCCCACCAATAAAGGAGCCGATGCAATACGTCTGGCTCTTCGATATGGAAGAACTGCAACACATCCAGATAGACCTCCCTAACCTGGCTAGCACCGAGAAGTTCGTCAAGCACGAGGACAGACAGTGGTATTTCGATGACCCGCCAGGACCCAGAACTGACCCGGAACGCTGGGGAGGCGGCATACCACTGATTCTCAGTGGCCCGGGTGCCGAAAGGCCGATTGCCAAAGATGCTACCGATGAGCAGCTGGCGGTGTTCGGCTTCACCCAGCCGATAATGCTGCTCACCCTGACCAAGGAGGACGGGGAGATTGTACGCATCGAGGTGGGCGATGAGGTACCTGACGGCCATGCCCACTATGTTCGCGTGGCCGACTCTGATGACATCTACATCGTCGATGCCACCTGGTATGACGTGCTCGAACGCCTTGTCCTGGAGCCACCCTATCCTCCAGAAGAAGAGGAGGAGGACTAA